A stretch of the Parabacteroides timonensis genome encodes the following:
- a CDS encoding threonine/serine exporter family protein codes for MMTDKDVLLLRRKLDLLLRTGKLLMESAADTNRIERNMKRVAAFMGIPEEKLHLDIRWTMIMVNVSDERNSFSKFQKCEKHGINMTMISQISDLSWHAIEDDYSLDQYEEELEKIACKPRNYLPYIVAIGAGFACGGFCKLFGCDWIAFLFASISAFIGFRVRARCIEAGLNVYMSIALAAFASTCVAYASSFTGLSETPYQPLLACALFIVPGVPLINFVDDMLDNHLLVGMTRAANTAMMVVAMTFGIAFAMRLLVMNDISIDHKFSELSMVPHDTYFVYAIAAAISAMGFSMIFNIQRRLLWVVALGGIIAVCTRNFVNFELGYGPVIGSFMGSFVVSLLAVKAVHWFHVPNHVLTIPSVIPMVPGVLMYRSLLAFINMHGVIGEVTNAFANGINSALIILCISLGVAVPNIFARQYIAKDRKRYLQEELEKRRQRGKFLEW; via the coding sequence ATGATGACAGACAAGGATGTATTGTTATTACGACGCAAACTCGACCTTTTGCTTCGTACTGGCAAATTATTGATGGAAAGTGCTGCCGACACAAACCGTATTGAACGGAACATGAAACGGGTAGCAGCATTTATGGGTATACCGGAAGAGAAATTACATCTCGATATCCGGTGGACAATGATCATGGTAAATGTTAGTGACGAAAGAAACTCATTCTCCAAATTCCAGAAATGTGAAAAACATGGTATCAATATGACCATGATCTCGCAGATCAGCGATCTTTCGTGGCACGCCATCGAAGACGATTATTCTCTGGACCAATATGAGGAAGAACTGGAAAAGATTGCTTGCAAACCCAGAAACTATCTTCCCTACATCGTAGCTATCGGAGCAGGATTTGCCTGCGGGGGCTTCTGTAAATTATTCGGTTGCGACTGGATCGCTTTCCTGTTTGCTTCCATCAGTGCGTTTATTGGTTTCCGGGTACGCGCCCGCTGTATCGAGGCCGGCTTAAATGTCTATATGAGTATCGCACTTGCCGCTTTCGCTTCCACCTGCGTTGCTTATGCATCTTCTTTTACGGGATTGTCAGAAACACCTTATCAGCCGTTGCTGGCTTGCGCCCTGTTTATTGTGCCGGGAGTACCGCTGATCAATTTCGTGGATGATATGCTTGATAATCATCTGCTCGTCGGAATGACCCGTGCTGCCAATACTGCCATGATGGTAGTGGCAATGACTTTTGGTATCGCTTTTGCTATGCGCCTGCTTGTAATGAACGACATATCGATCGACCATAAGTTCAGCGAATTAAGCATGGTTCCTCACGACACGTACTTCGTTTATGCTATTGCCGCAGCGATTTCCGCCATGGGATTTTCTATGATCTTCAATATACAGCGCCGCCTGCTCTGGGTAGTAGCCCTAGGGGGTATTATCGCCGTATGTACCCGTAACTTCGTCAATTTTGAACTGGGCTATGGTCCCGTGATCGGTTCGTTTATGGGTAGTTTCGTTGTCAGTCTGCTTGCCGTAAAAGCAGTCCACTGGTTTCATGTGCCTAACCACGTACTGACTATCCCTTCAGTCATTCCGATGGTTCCGGGAGTACTGATGTATCGCTCCTTACTCGCATTCATCAATATGCATGGGGTCATTGGCGAAGTGACTAATGCTTTTGCCAACGGTATCAATTCGGCACTTATTATTCTTTGTATTTCCCTGGGAGTTGCCGTTCCGAATATCTTTGCCCGCCAATACATCGCCAAAGATCGTAAACGGTATCTGCAGGAAGAGTTGGAGAAACGCCGGCAACGTGGAAAATTTCTTGAATGGTAA
- a CDS encoding RNA polymerase sigma factor has product MNYIEKQMIDGLRNGSVDDFNSLYSIYADSLYSFSFKMLKSKSEAQDIVQDTFLKIWIKREQLSSELSFKAYLYTIAKNKILTIFQQRIKEILLEDLQIPIDEDQADGTDIEQHMICQDIKYRIYSSMSRLPALQAKILIMRTEEDLSTQEISSRLDIPHQTVKNNLTKAMKSVREELKRLRSILVIFHF; this is encoded by the coding sequence ATGAATTATATTGAAAAACAAATGATCGATGGTTTGAGAAATGGCTCAGTTGATGACTTTAATTCTTTGTATTCAATCTATGCCGACTCTCTTTACTCATTTTCATTTAAAATGCTAAAGTCAAAAAGTGAAGCGCAGGATATCGTGCAAGATACCTTTTTGAAGATTTGGATAAAACGGGAACAGTTGTCTTCCGAGTTATCTTTTAAAGCCTATCTGTATACCATCGCCAAGAATAAGATTTTGACGATATTCCAACAGAGGATCAAAGAAATATTACTGGAAGATTTACAAATTCCGATAGATGAAGATCAGGCCGATGGTACCGATATCGAACAACACATGATTTGCCAGGATATCAAATATAGAATTTACAGTTCTATGTCCAGGCTTCCGGCCTTACAGGCAAAGATATTAATTATGAGAACAGAAGAGGATCTGTCCACACAAGAAATATCCTCCCGCCTTGATATCCCCCATCAAACAGTTAAGAACAACCTGACAAAAGCAATGAAAAGTGTTCGTGAAGAACTGAAACGGTTGAGAAGTATCCTGGTTATTTTTCATTTTTAA
- a CDS encoding FecR family protein yields MKDHKDNITNDIRDWMNNDVDAKKLDRLKSQLGTASTESLDEILSPIWDSYDNDSINERRYHVQQESRQKEKVRRLNYKYRRLQIAAILIPVIMVMGFAALYWGMEKQSNYFELQALKGEKSFLNLPDRSKVWINSESSLRYASDFNMEERHLYLKGEGFFDVAHQVGLPFTVSVGSINIVVKGTKFNVKSDPGEVEIALLEGKVDVFHDKTQLIASLLPNQIINIDTNDPRKFTIRNERGEDYGIWTQNILVIQNENLSDISRKIGKWYGVNIRLFNVDLDQKYTFTIKTESLNETLGLMNQLMSIDYSVNGEEVVIRQDTK; encoded by the coding sequence ATGAAAGATCATAAAGACAACATAACGAATGACATCAGAGATTGGATGAATAATGATGTAGATGCAAAAAAGTTGGATCGCTTAAAATCGCAACTAGGTACAGCCTCTACTGAATCGTTGGATGAAATATTATCTCCGATCTGGGATTCGTATGATAATGACTCGATTAATGAACGGAGATATCATGTGCAGCAGGAATCCCGTCAGAAAGAGAAGGTCAGAAGACTCAATTATAAATATCGGCGTTTACAAATAGCGGCTATACTGATACCGGTTATCATGGTAATGGGTTTTGCTGCACTTTATTGGGGAATGGAAAAACAATCAAATTATTTTGAACTCCAGGCCCTGAAAGGAGAAAAGTCATTCCTTAACCTGCCTGACCGGAGTAAGGTGTGGATCAACAGCGAATCCAGTTTACGGTATGCATCTGATTTTAATATGGAGGAGCGGCATTTGTATCTGAAGGGAGAAGGATTCTTTGATGTGGCCCATCAGGTAGGATTACCTTTTACGGTATCTGTCGGTAGCATCAATATTGTAGTTAAAGGAACAAAATTTAATGTGAAAAGCGATCCGGGAGAGGTCGAAATCGCTTTACTGGAGGGAAAAGTGGATGTATTCCATGACAAGACCCAGCTTATCGCTTCTCTGCTGCCCAATCAGATTATCAATATAGACACAAACGATCCGCGAAAGTTTACCATACGAAATGAGCGTGGGGAAGATTATGGTATATGGACTCAGAATATACTGGTTATCCAGAATGAGAATTTATCTGATATATCGAGAAAGATAGGAAAATGGTATGGCGTGAACATTCGGTTGTTTAATGTAGACCTGGATCAGAAATATACATTTACAATTAAGACTGAATCTTTGAATGAGACATTGGGCTTGATGAACCAATTAATGTCAATCGATTATTCGGTAAACGGAGAGGAGGTGGTTATCAGGCAAGACACGAAATAA
- a CDS encoding TonB-dependent receptor → MFRKCLLFVFLLFSAAMLSHAQQENISIDKSNVTVKVLLTEIGKATDYSFMYNNADVNENQKISFKVESQPVDEVLEMLAKQLSVTYQINGRQVILKKSESNTLITVTGKIVDVVNNEPIIGATVQQTNSMTNGTVSDIDGNFSLKLPSNGSFTVSYMGYLTKTIQVKGKARFMVYLEENSELLDEVVVVGYGTQKKVNLTGAVESLDLAKAKGRAYTNASAMLQGNITGAFISQISGQPGNDNAKIQIRGIGTFNNTDPLIIIDGMEGSLDAVNPKDIESVSVLKDAASSAIYGNRAANGVVLITTKTGELDKMNIEYNGLYGLQKATSLPNVLKGIDYLELKAEAYRNTNNAWPTWYTDEYMDNYRNHVDEYMYPTNYSWLDDTYRTAQMTDHYIAISGGSKNLKYSTSAGYLYQDGIVKGNSSNKFTFRGNVTAFFFDQKLQVNATIATQNKKIEDLVDGTSSAIYGSYVAPPTIRMTVPGIGYNNAGYSFGARDAGGFNRTRETPLTINASISADLLKGLNVTVYGGMDRTFWENKNFKPTVQLFGLNDNGSVSTPQPRNSELSLNSSESQTYVLNGRINYNLTLAEKHAFAIMGGYEMREYTYHSHWMSRKKLTVNIPEFGVGDPDTQENGSSANDLAWMSYFGRLNYTFNERYMLEFNLRYDGSSRFIDKWGLFPSASAAWRITEERFMKQFDWLNNLKLRLSWGRLGNESIGQSYAASDELSLNGLMNFNNTLVGIAAVTKLANKKTSWETTEQYNIGLDVDVFNKISTSLDYYIKNTSDILMQVPVSSTLGMTTVPYQNAGKMRNRGLEMTLRYNDRFGDVGTQFSVSATRIKNEVRDLAGKDELIMGNTIWRVGESFNSFYGLQTEGIYQSQEEINNHLIFNDRGTAVNPYMGMTPMPGDIRFKDQINVDTDGDGIPDSRNGIINADDKVILGPSFPKWTFSATLGLDWKGFDLSIFLQGVSGIKTLNQGIITVPFHSGDANVGDWYMDRWTPENPSQTIQRLYSDPNRSEIISEYYLENASYIRCKSLDIGYTLPRHLFRNVFSSNSSVRFYVSMQNLFTITSMRYGFDPEKPTSTTNTLQYPQSRIYSLGVNLKF, encoded by the coding sequence ATGTTTAGAAAATGCCTATTATTTGTCTTTTTATTATTCTCAGCAGCTATGCTTTCTCATGCTCAACAGGAAAATATCAGCATAGATAAATCGAATGTAACTGTAAAAGTATTGCTGACAGAAATAGGAAAGGCAACCGATTATTCGTTTATGTATAATAATGCAGACGTAAACGAAAATCAAAAGATCAGTTTTAAAGTAGAAAGCCAACCTGTCGATGAAGTACTGGAAATGTTGGCTAAACAATTAAGTGTTACCTATCAGATAAACGGGAGACAGGTTATCCTTAAAAAATCAGAGTCTAATACCTTGATAACCGTTACTGGAAAAATTGTTGATGTCGTTAATAACGAACCGATTATCGGAGCGACCGTACAGCAAACCAACAGTATGACCAATGGGACAGTGAGCGATATAGATGGAAACTTTTCATTAAAACTTCCTTCCAACGGCTCTTTTACCGTCTCCTATATGGGATACCTGACCAAGACGATCCAGGTAAAAGGCAAGGCCCGGTTTATGGTATATCTGGAAGAAAATTCCGAGTTGCTGGATGAAGTAGTGGTTGTGGGGTACGGTACTCAGAAGAAGGTGAATCTGACCGGTGCCGTAGAAAGTCTTGATCTGGCGAAAGCCAAAGGACGTGCTTATACCAATGCCAGTGCCATGTTGCAAGGGAATATAACCGGTGCTTTTATCAGCCAGATTTCCGGTCAGCCGGGAAATGATAATGCCAAGATACAGATCCGTGGTATAGGTACATTCAACAATACAGACCCTTTGATCATTATTGATGGTATGGAGGGTAGTCTCGATGCGGTTAACCCCAAAGATATCGAATCGGTTTCTGTTTTGAAAGATGCAGCATCCAGTGCGATTTACGGTAACCGTGCGGCGAATGGGGTAGTACTTATCACCACCAAAACCGGTGAACTGGATAAAATGAATATCGAATACAATGGATTGTATGGCCTGCAAAAGGCTACTTCTTTGCCGAATGTCCTTAAAGGCATCGATTATCTGGAACTGAAGGCTGAAGCTTATCGTAATACCAATAACGCATGGCCGACCTGGTATACCGACGAGTATATGGATAATTATCGTAACCATGTGGACGAATATATGTATCCGACAAATTACAGTTGGCTGGACGATACCTATCGCACGGCCCAGATGACGGACCATTATATTGCGATATCCGGAGGTAGTAAGAATCTGAAATACTCGACATCGGCCGGCTATCTGTATCAGGATGGCATTGTAAAAGGCAATAGTTCGAATAAGTTTACATTCAGAGGGAATGTGACGGCTTTCTTTTTTGACCAGAAACTGCAGGTAAATGCAACCATCGCTACCCAGAATAAGAAGATTGAAGACCTGGTAGATGGAACATCCAGCGCAATCTATGGCTCCTATGTAGCACCTCCGACTATTCGTATGACGGTTCCGGGAATCGGTTATAACAATGCCGGATATAGTTTCGGGGCCAGGGATGCCGGAGGCTTTAACCGGACGCGTGAAACTCCTTTGACCATCAATGCCTCGATCAGTGCGGATCTTTTAAAAGGATTGAATGTTACTGTATATGGGGGTATGGACCGGACTTTCTGGGAAAACAAGAACTTTAAGCCGACTGTACAGCTGTTCGGTTTGAATGATAACGGAAGCGTGAGTACTCCGCAGCCCCGTAATTCCGAATTATCGCTGAATTCGTCAGAGTCACAGACGTATGTATTGAACGGCCGTATTAATTATAATTTGACATTGGCCGAAAAACATGCTTTTGCCATTATGGGTGGTTACGAGATGCGGGAATATACTTATCATTCCCATTGGATGTCTCGTAAAAAGTTGACGGTCAATATCCCTGAATTCGGGGTGGGTGATCCTGATACACAAGAAAATGGTAGTAGTGCCAACGATCTGGCGTGGATGTCGTATTTCGGACGTTTGAACTATACTTTTAACGAACGATATATGCTCGAATTCAATCTGCGTTACGACGGCTCTTCCCGTTTCATTGATAAATGGGGACTTTTCCCTTCTGCTTCTGCTGCGTGGCGTATCACGGAAGAACGTTTTATGAAACAGTTCGATTGGCTGAATAATCTGAAGCTTCGCCTCTCCTGGGGAAGACTGGGAAATGAAAGTATCGGGCAATCCTATGCAGCATCCGATGAACTTAGTTTGAATGGGTTAATGAATTTCAACAATACACTGGTGGGTATTGCCGCAGTGACTAAACTGGCCAATAAGAAAACATCATGGGAAACAACCGAACAATATAATATCGGGCTGGATGTAGATGTTTTCAACAAGATATCGACCAGTCTCGATTATTACATCAAGAATACAAGCGATATTTTGATGCAGGTTCCTGTTTCAAGTACATTGGGGATGACAACGGTACCTTATCAGAATGCTGGTAAGATGCGTAACCGTGGACTTGAGATGACTTTGCGCTATAATGACCGCTTCGGAGATGTAGGAACCCAGTTCAGTGTGTCGGCTACCCGTATAAAGAATGAAGTAAGAGACTTGGCAGGTAAAGATGAACTTATTATGGGAAATACGATCTGGCGTGTGGGTGAATCTTTCAACTCTTTTTACGGATTGCAGACAGAAGGAATCTATCAAAGTCAGGAAGAGATAAATAACCATTTGATCTTCAATGATAGAGGAACGGCCGTCAATCCTTACATGGGGATGACTCCGATGCCCGGCGATATCCGTTTTAAAGACCAAATCAACGTGGATACCGACGGTGACGGAATACCTGACTCCCGGAATGGGATTATCAATGCAGACGACAAGGTTATACTGGGGCCCTCTTTTCCGAAATGGACGTTCTCCGCGACACTCGGGCTCGATTGGAAAGGATTCGACTTGTCGATCTTCCTGCAAGGTGTTTCGGGAATCAAAACGTTGAACCAGGGGATCATTACCGTTCCGTTCCATTCCGGGGATGCCAATGTCGGCGACTGGTATATGGACAGATGGACGCCTGAAAATCCGAGCCAGACCATACAGCGGCTTTATTCCGATCCTAACCGTTCGGAGATCATATCGGAATATTACTTGGAAAATGCTTCTTATATAAGATGTAAGAGTCTGGATATCGGCTATACATTGCCGCGTCATCTATTCAGGAATGTTTTCAGTTCAAATAGTTCGGTGCGTTTCTATGTGTCTATGCAGAACCTGTTCACTATCACCAGTATGCGATATGGTTTCGATCCGGAAAAACCGACCAGTACAACGAATACGTTACAGTACCCCCAGTCGAGAATTTATTCATTAGGAGTTAATCTTAAATTTTAG
- a CDS encoding RagB/SusD family nutrient uptake outer membrane protein yields the protein MKKIKNVLYCVLFLSVFSSCSDFLDRTPLDFISPDNYLTNENQAEKLLNGVYQCLMASGEGNDRLFPIHLATLTDDAFDSQPWHSTTEWPRGQGNAQSGWPQWKWSQDYRGISRANVFLNSIDNASFSSSLIPRYIGEAKFLRAWYYLDLVTFYGDVPLVLEPGDLSNSMPSRTPKQEVIGQILLDLEDAIKTLPLAYEEKESGRITKGAAMGLKSRVLLYESRWAEAAEAAQAVIDLNVYSLFPDYQGLFLERNEGAATCEVMFQRYYSPQVDPSYLYYPIGEWPAFSPTKQLIDCYYMNDGLPIGKSSKYDRANPHMNRDPRFYASIFYPGCKYLNFMLKAPDPALSTDSITIYQWLLNVSGYRSKKHLDGYLTDSKAEGRNTYFMRYAEILLNFAEAKNETEGPVKAVYDAIDMLRDRANMVRLSTVMPGMSKEQMREEIRNERRIELAFEGMRWADIRRWRIGEKVMVDAWGLDNSLLKEGMYPGDGKGESENWKYEYIVIDQRQFNPQRDYLWPIPQNEMDANENMVQNPGY from the coding sequence ATGAAAAAGATTAAGAATGTATTATATTGTGTTTTATTCCTTTCGGTATTCAGTTCCTGCAGTGATTTCTTGGACAGGACCCCACTCGATTTCATATCGCCGGATAATTATCTGACGAATGAGAACCAGGCGGAGAAATTACTGAACGGAGTGTATCAGTGCCTGATGGCCAGTGGCGAAGGTAACGACCGTTTGTTCCCGATCCATCTGGCTACGCTCACCGACGACGCATTCGATTCTCAACCCTGGCATTCAACCACCGAATGGCCGCGTGGACAAGGGAATGCCCAGAGCGGATGGCCACAGTGGAAATGGTCGCAGGATTATCGGGGTATCTCCCGGGCGAACGTGTTTTTGAATAGTATAGACAATGCCTCTTTCTCTTCCAGTCTTATCCCGAGATACATAGGGGAAGCCAAATTTCTGAGGGCTTGGTATTATCTGGATCTCGTAACGTTTTATGGGGATGTACCTTTGGTGCTCGAACCCGGCGACCTGAGTAACAGTATGCCTAGCCGTACTCCCAAACAGGAAGTAATAGGACAGATCCTACTCGATTTGGAGGATGCGATCAAGACATTACCACTGGCATACGAAGAAAAAGAGTCGGGGCGCATTACGAAAGGAGCGGCTATGGGGTTAAAATCGAGGGTCCTGCTATATGAAAGTCGCTGGGCGGAAGCAGCCGAGGCGGCACAGGCCGTAATAGACCTGAATGTGTATTCTCTTTTCCCCGATTATCAGGGGCTGTTCCTGGAAAGGAATGAGGGAGCAGCTACTTGCGAGGTTATGTTCCAGCGTTATTATTCACCACAGGTAGATCCATCTTACTTGTATTACCCGATTGGTGAATGGCCTGCTTTTTCACCCACGAAACAGCTTATCGATTGCTATTATATGAATGACGGTTTGCCTATCGGTAAATCTTCAAAGTATGACAGGGCTAACCCGCATATGAACCGTGATCCCCGTTTTTATGCTTCGATCTTCTATCCGGGCTGCAAGTATTTGAACTTTATGCTGAAAGCTCCCGATCCGGCTCTTTCTACCGATTCCATCACGATTTATCAGTGGCTGTTGAATGTCAGCGGATACCGTTCGAAGAAACACCTGGACGGGTATCTGACGGATAGCAAAGCAGAAGGACGTAATACCTATTTCATGCGGTATGCGGAGATCTTGCTGAACTTTGCCGAAGCAAAGAATGAAACGGAAGGTCCGGTGAAAGCCGTCTATGATGCGATCGATATGCTACGCGACCGGGCCAATATGGTTCGACTGTCTACGGTCATGCCCGGTATGTCTAAGGAGCAGATGCGGGAAGAGATCAGAAATGAACGCCGTATCGAATTGGCATTTGAAGGAATGAGATGGGCGGATATAAGGCGTTGGAGAATAGGCGAAAAAGTTATGGTGGATGCCTGGGGACTGGATAATTCCTTATTGAAGGAGGGTATGTATCCGGGAGACGGCAAAGGAGAAAGCGAAAACTGGAAATACGAGTATATTGTAATCGACCAGCGTCAGTTCAATCCGCAGAGAGATTATCTGTGGCCTATCCCGCAGAACGAAATGGATGCGAATGAAAATATGGTTCAGAATCCCGGTTATTAA
- a CDS encoding formylglycine-generating enzyme family protein encodes MKNIYFLLVLLLTVAIFAGCDKDDEVPAMSRTTVIAYGPDFADIQGRIYLTGGSPIERSGACWVLKSTVPDDEKALEFATLDNTVQESEVENPEPGIFQMRVIGLQPDTVYYVRFFATNKQGTFYSYPARVKTGKIYDDFCFVESGIYSMGNAGGAVDEMPVHQVELSHNFYISTKEITNTEFCEFLNKQDVGTNGAKNGEKWIDMGSPDVLITLDGGLFVPKAGAGDKPAICVTWYGAEAYCKSRGGYLPTEAEWEFAAKGGLSFANFKYSGSDRADEVGWFDITELQVGGAKKSNGLGVYDMSGNVAEWCNDWYSDKAYENSVQKDPEGPKSGDAKVIRGGSYNQSPSTVTARGSMKPGTASPYVGFRVVIKL; translated from the coding sequence ATGAAAAATATATATTTCTTATTGGTTTTATTGCTTACAGTGGCAATTTTTGCCGGATGTGATAAGGATGATGAGGTTCCGGCAATGTCGCGTACAACGGTGATTGCCTACGGACCTGACTTTGCAGACATCCAGGGACGGATTTATCTGACAGGCGGTTCTCCTATTGAACGGAGCGGTGCTTGCTGGGTACTGAAATCGACGGTTCCAGACGATGAAAAAGCCCTGGAATTTGCAACTCTCGACAATACGGTACAGGAGAGCGAAGTGGAAAATCCCGAACCTGGAATCTTCCAGATGAGGGTGATCGGGTTGCAACCTGATACGGTCTATTATGTACGTTTTTTTGCCACTAATAAGCAAGGTACTTTTTATAGTTATCCAGCTAGGGTAAAGACCGGCAAGATATACGATGATTTTTGTTTTGTGGAGTCCGGCATCTATTCGATGGGAAATGCCGGGGGGGCTGTTGATGAAATGCCGGTTCACCAGGTCGAGTTAAGTCATAATTTTTATATATCCACAAAGGAAATTACAAATACAGAGTTCTGCGAGTTCCTGAACAAGCAGGATGTCGGTACAAACGGGGCGAAGAACGGTGAAAAGTGGATAGATATGGGTTCTCCGGACGTCCTTATTACTCTCGACGGAGGTTTGTTCGTACCTAAAGCCGGTGCAGGTGATAAACCGGCAATCTGTGTGACCTGGTACGGGGCAGAAGCCTATTGTAAATCGCGTGGCGGATATCTCCCTACGGAAGCCGAATGGGAGTTTGCAGCAAAAGGTGGCTTGTCGTTTGCCAATTTCAAATATTCCGGTAGCGACCGTGCCGATGAAGTCGGATGGTTCGATATAACGGAATTGCAGGTGGGAGGAGCTAAAAAGAGTAATGGACTGGGTGTATACGATATGTCGGGTAATGTTGCCGAATGGTGTAACGACTGGTATTCGGATAAAGCGTATGAAAATTCAGTTCAGAAAGATCCCGAAGGTCCTAAGTCAGGTGATGCCAAGGTGATACGTGGCGGCAGTTACAACCAGTCTCCTTCCACGGTTACGGCAAGAGGTTCCATGAAGCCGGGAACTGCCTCTCCTTATGTCGGTTTCAGAGTGGTCATTAAATTATAG
- a CDS encoding fibrobacter succinogenes major paralogous domain-containing protein: MRNILLCIAAVCLLVTCKRDEDCNPAVQPIAQTTSPKGVTCEKAILTGKGLNGGSNVLERGFIYMENSTGQITESTTDIEANEILAGQGTKVSIPLDGEFEYTLTGLKKETAYCAQAYVIADAGRSVGYPVLFVTSQEVPPTISIEMEYEKEEGSTNVTITASLDAPGGDDISSKGLVWSNTNASPTLEDGETIPSDLGIGTFTTKMNDLQWFRKYYVRAYAQNKYGISYSSTLLVLFMDDKFIDPRDNESYTVRQYGNSVWLTQNFRHIPANGINNEVWVQQYSGNSVEEAKASDYYRTYGCLYSFGMAQQVAPEGWHLPSDAEWQELELLTGMTPEDVARDDDWRGSTNDRLKADTWEGLGAWSNTLEFNLHPAGKQWCGGAFQNCDELGFFWTSTINDHRSDGQLNPYYRFFSSGLATGRFSDFPSCVGMSVRYVMD; the protein is encoded by the coding sequence ATGAGAAATATATTATTATGCATAGCAGCCGTTTGTTTACTTGTAACCTGTAAACGAGACGAAGATTGTAATCCGGCCGTACAACCTATTGCCCAGACCACTTCGCCAAAAGGTGTCACTTGCGAAAAAGCTATTCTTACCGGAAAGGGACTGAACGGTGGTAGCAATGTTCTGGAACGGGGATTTATCTATATGGAGAATTCAACCGGACAGATCACGGAGAGTACAACGGATATCGAGGCGAACGAGATCCTGGCCGGCCAGGGTACTAAGGTGAGTATCCCGCTCGACGGTGAATTCGAATATACACTTACCGGACTAAAAAAGGAGACAGCCTATTGTGCACAGGCGTATGTGATTGCGGATGCCGGACGATCGGTCGGTTATCCGGTTCTGTTCGTGACTTCACAGGAAGTACCTCCCACCATATCTATCGAAATGGAATATGAGAAAGAGGAAGGTTCGACCAATGTTACAATAACGGCCAGCCTGGATGCGCCGGGTGGAGATGATATTTCCTCAAAAGGACTTGTATGGAGCAATACGAATGCAAGTCCGACACTGGAAGACGGCGAGACAATACCATCCGACCTGGGTATAGGTACATTCACCACAAAAATGAATGACCTGCAATGGTTCAGGAAATATTATGTGCGTGCGTATGCTCAGAATAAATATGGAATATCTTATAGTTCTACGCTGCTGGTTTTGTTTATGGATGATAAATTCATCGATCCGCGCGATAATGAGTCGTATACAGTTAGACAGTATGGAAATTCCGTATGGCTTACACAGAACTTCCGTCATATCCCAGCGAATGGTATAAATAATGAAGTCTGGGTACAGCAATATAGCGGTAATAGCGTGGAAGAAGCGAAAGCGAGCGATTATTACCGGACATACGGTTGCTTATATTCTTTCGGTATGGCCCAACAAGTGGCTCCGGAAGGATGGCATCTGCCGTCGGATGCCGAATGGCAGGAGTTGGAGCTATTGACTGGAATGACTCCGGAGGATGTGGCCCGGGACGACGATTGGCGCGGCAGTACGAACGACAGGCTGAAGGCAGATACCTGGGAAGGGCTTGGCGCATGGAGTAATACGTTGGAGTTCAATCTTCACCCTGCAGGAAAGCAGTGGTGTGGCGGCGCTTTCCAGAACTGTGACGAATTAGGCTTTTTCTGGACATCGACCATCAATGACCATCGTTCCGATGGCCAGTTGAACCCTTATTACCGGTTCTTCTCCAGTGGGTTGGCAACAGGTCGGTTTAGCGACTTCCCTTCTTGTGTGGGCATGTCTGTAAGATACGTAATGGATTAA